One genomic window of Eptesicus fuscus isolate TK198812 chromosome 6, DD_ASM_mEF_20220401, whole genome shotgun sequence includes the following:
- the LOC103289751 gene encoding protocadherin beta-5-like, which translates to METALPKTPQKRQVVFLVILLFLWEAGSEAIRYSMPEETESGSFVANLAKDLGLRVGELATRGARIHYKGNKQPLQLDIKTGDLLLYEKLDREVLCGATDPCILQFQLLLEKPVQFFQADLQLTDINDHSPEFLDREMLLKIPENVQPGSVFPLKTARDFDIGSNTVQNYTISPNPHFHVVTHNRGDGRKYPELVLDKALDREEQSELRLTLTALDGGAPPRSGTTALRIEVLDINDNAPEFLQSLYEAQVPENSPLNSLVVTVAARDSDAGTYGNVAYTLFQGDEVTQPFVIDETTGEIRLKRALDFEATQYYNVEIAATDGGGLSGKCSVAIQVLDVNDNAPELTLSKVASSTPENSPETVVAVFSVSDPDSGDNGRMVCSIQDDIPFLLKPTFKNFYTLVTERPLDRESRAQYNVTITVTDMGTPRLKTQHNITLLVSDVNDNAPAFTQTAYTLFLRENNSPALHIGSVSATDRDAGANAQVTYSLLPPHDPQLPLASLVSINADNGHLFALRALDFEALRAFEFGVGATDRGSPALSSQALVRVQVLDANDNSPFVLYPLQNGSAPCTELVPRAAEPGYLVSKVVAVDADSGQNAWLSYQLLRATEPGLFGVWAHNGEVRTARPLGERDAAKHRLVVLVKDNGEPALSASVTLHVLLVEGFSQPYLPLPEAAAERAQADPLTVYLVIALASVSSLFLFSVLAFVAVRLCRRSRAAWAGGCSVPEGHLPGHLVDVSGTGTLSQSYQYEVCLTAGSGSNEFKFLKPIIPNLPPQGAIEETEGKMTFRNNFEFN; encoded by the coding sequence ATGGAGACCGCGCTTCCAAAAACGCCACAGAAAAGGCAAGTTGTCTTTCTTGTTATATTGTTGTTTTTGTGGGAGGCTGGCTCGGAAGCAATTAGGTACTCCATGCCAGAAGAGACGGAAAGTGGCTCCTTTGTGGCCAACCTGGCAAAAGACCTGGGGCTCAGGGTGGGGGAACTGGCCACTCGGGGCGCGCGAATCCAttacaaaggaaacaaacagCCCTTGCAGCTCGATATAAAGACAGGGGACTTGCTTCTATATGAAAAACTAGACCGGGAGGTGCTGTGCGGGGCTACAGATCCCTGTATACTGCAATTCCAACTGTTACTGGAAAAGCCGGTGCAGTTTTTTCAAGCTGATCTGCAGCTCACGGATATAAATGACCATTCCCCCGAGTTCCTAGACAGGGAAATGCTCCTAAAAATCCCAGAGAACGTCCAGCCAGGGTCTGTGTTTCCTTTGAAAACAGCTCGGGACTTTGACATAGGTAGCAACACTGTTCAGAACTACACCATCAGCCCCAACCCCCATTTTCATGTTGTCACTCATAATCGCGGAGATGGCAGAAAATACCCCGAGCTGGTGCTAGACAAAGCGCTGGATCGGGAGGAGCAGTCCGAGCTCAGATTAACCCTCACAGCGCTGGATGGCGGGGCTCCGCCCAGGTCAGGGACCACTGCCCTCCGCATCGAAGTCCTGGACATCAATGACAACGCCCCTGAGTTTCTACAGTCTCTCTATGAGGCACAGGTCCCGGAAAACAGCCCCCTAAACTCCTTAGTTGTCACTGTCGCCGCCCGAGATTCAGATGCCGGAACGTATGGGAACGTAGCTTACACTCTATTCCAAGGCGATGAAGTTACTCAGCCATTTGTAATAGATGAAACAACAGGAGAAATTCGTCTGAAAAGGGCATTGGATTTCGAGGCAACTCAATATTATAACGTGGAAATTGCAGCCACAGACGGCGGAGGCCTTTCAGGAAAATGCTCGGTAGCTATCCAGGTGCTGGATGTGAATGACAACGCCCCGGAACTGACCCTGTCCAAAGTCGCCAGCTCGACCCCAGAAAACTCCCCAGAGACTGTAGTTGCTGTCTTCAGTGTTTCTGATCCAGATTCCGGGGACAATGGCAGGATGGTTTGCTCCATCCAGGACGATATTCCTTTTCTCTTGAAACCCACATTCAAGAACTTTTACACCCTAGTCACAGAGAGGCCACTGGACAGGGAGAGCAGAGCCCAGTACAACGTCACCATCACCGTCACCGACATGGGGACCCCCAGGCTGAAAACCCAGCACAACATAACCCTGCTGGTCTCCGACGTCAACGACAACGCCCCCGCCTTCACCCAAACCGCCTACACCCTGTTCCTCCGCGAGAACAACAGCCCCGCCCTGCACATCGGCAGCGTCAGCGCCACAGACAGGGACGCGGGCGCCAACGCCCAGGTCACCTACTCGCTGCTGCCGCCCCACGACCCGCAGCTGCCCCTGGCCTCGCTCGTGTCCATCAACGCGGACAACGGCCACCTGTTCGCCCTGAGGGCGCTGGACTTCGAGGCCCTGCGGGCGTTCGAGTTCGGCGTGGGCGCCACGGACCGCGGGTCGCCCGCGCTGAGCAGCCAGGCGCTGGTGCGCGTGCAGGTGCTGGACGCCAACGACAACTCGCCCTTCGTGCTGTACCCGCTGCAGAACGGCTCTGCGCCCTGCACCGAGCTGGTGCCCAGGGCGGCCGAGCCGGGCTACCTGGTGAGCAAGGTGGTGGCGGTGGACGCAGACTCGGGCCAGAACGCCTGGCTGTCGTaccagctgctccgggccacgGAGCCCGGGCTGTTCGGCGTGTGGGCGCACAATGGCGAGGTGCGCACGGCGCGGCCGCTGGGCGAGCGCGACGCGGCCAAGCACAGGCTGGTGGTGCTGGTCAAGGACAATGGCGAGCCCGCGCTGTCTGCCAGCGTCACGCTGCACGTGCTGCTGGTGGAGGGCTTCTCGCAGCCCTACCTGCCGCTGCCCGAAGCGGCGGCCGAGCGGGCGCAGGCCGACCCGCTGACCGTGTACCTGGTGATCGCGCTGGCGTCGGTGTCGTCGCTGTTCCTGTTCTCGGTGCTGGCGTTCGTCGCGGTGCGGCTGTGCAGGCGGAGCAGGGCGGCCTGGGCGGgtggctgctcggtgcctgagGGCCACCTTCCGGGCCACCTGGTGGACGTCAGCGGTACTGGgaccctgtcccagagctaccaGTATGAGGTGTGTCTGACTGCAGGCTCCGGAtcaaatgaattcaaattcttgAAGCCAATTATCCCCAACCTTCCGCCCCAAGGCGCTATCGAAGAAACAGAGGGAAAAATGACCTTCCGAAACAACTTCGAATTCAATTAG